The sequence TCACCCCCACCGGGCCGCGCGGCGTGATCCTGCGGCGGGACGTCGAACAGGCCGTCGCCTCAGCGGGCACGGCCGCCGAGACGGCCGGCCCCCCGGTCGCCGCGACGCCGGCGCCGGCCCGTCCGATGCCCGAGCGGATCCCGCTGCGCGGGATCCGCCGGGCGGTGGCCGACAAGCTCACCCGCAGCCGCACCGAGATCCCGGACGCGACGACCTGGGTGGACGCCGACGCGACCGCCCTGGTCGAGGCCAGGGACGCGCTGCGGAGGTCCCGCCCCGAACTCGGCATCGGGCTGCTGGCCCTGCTGGCCCGCATCTGCGTGGCCGCCCTGCGGGAGTTCCCCGAGCTGAACTCCTCGGTCGACGCCGACCGGCAGGAGATCGTCCGGTACGGGCACGTCAACCTCGGTTTCGCCGCGCAGACCGACCGTGGCCTCGTCGTGCCGGTCGTGCGGGACGCGCACCTGATGACGACCGCGCAGATCGCCGCGGAGCTGGCAAGGCTCACCGGGCTCGCGCGCTCGGGCGGGCTGCCGCCCGAGGCGCTGACGGGCGGCACGTTCACCCTCAACAACTACGGCGTGTTCGGCGTGGACGGCTCCACCCCGATCATCAACCATCCCGAGGCGGCGCTGGTCGGCGTCGGACGGATCATCGACCGCCCCTGGGTGGTGGACGGCGCGGTCGTGCCGCGCAAAATGACCCAGCTCTCCCTGACGTTCGACCACCGGGTCTGCGACGGCGGCGCGGCGGGCGGGTTCCTGCGGTTCGTGGCCGACTGCGTGGAGAACCCCGCCGTCCTGCTCACGAACCTGTGACGGCAGGGGCCGGGTTCGGCGGTCAGAGGCCCCGGACGGCGGCGACGGTGAAGGGGATCTCCGGAGTGCCGTCGCCGAGCGGACCGCCCTTGTCGAACTGCGAGCGGACCACGTAGAGCGTCCCGTGGCGGCGGACGAGCGTCGTCGGGACCTGGAGGGACGGGTCCGCCAGCGTGCGCTCCAGGCGGGCCCGCGTCCCGTCGGGCGCGACACGCCAGCGGGTGAGGGCGTTGTCGACGTTGTCGGCCGTCCAGAGGCGCCCGTCCTGGAGTTCGAGGCCGTCCGCGTTGTGCATGTCGCCGCCGCTCAGAGCGACCTTGCGGATGCCGCCGGTGGCGAGGTCCAGCCGGTAGAGGTCGCCGCCGAGCATGTCGTCGGTCAGCAGGAACCGTCCCGTGGGGTCGGCGACGATCCCGTTCAGGGTGAAATCGCCTGGCTTGTGCGGTTCGAGGACGTCGCCCAGGTCGAACCGGGGCGACAGCGTGCCGATCCCGCCCCGGGCCGCGTCCAGGTCGCGCGGCGTGACCCGGTAGACGACGGCGCGGGAGCTGTCGGTCAGGTAGACGCCGCCGTCGGGTGCGACGGCGAGGTCGTTGACGAACCGGGCGCCGTCGCCGGGGACGACGAACCGCGCCAGCAGGGCGCGGCTCCGGACGTCGTAGACCGCGACGCCGGACGAGGAGTCGATCACCCACAGCCGTCCGGCCCGGTCGGTCTTCAGCCCGTTGGCGGTGTGGCGGCCGTCGGCGCCCGCGGGCAGGAACACCTCGGCCGTGCGGTGGCCCGGACGCATGCGGTAGACCGTGCCGTCCTCGAAGGACCCGGCGTACATCGTGCCCGTGCGCGGGTCCGCGGCGATGCCCTCGGGGTACACGCGGTCGCCCGGCAGGACGTAGGCCGTGGAGATCCGTGACGCGGCCGCCGGGGCCGCTGCGGCGCCGGCGGGCGGGCCGGCCGCCGTGGACGCGGGCGCGGCGGAGACGGCGAGAGCGGCGGCGGCGAGTCCCGCCACGGCCGCCGTGGTGGTGCGCTGGATGCGCGACATGACATCTCCGTTCGAGTTACATCATTAGTACGCACACATACGATAGTTAGAACCCTAATACTCGTCAACGGTCTTCTCTTCAAAGGCTCGATACCATGCGGAGATGACCTCGTTGCCCGTCCCCGAGCGGCTCGGCTCGCACCTCAAGCGCGCCGAGCAGGCGCTCAACGGCGCCAAGCAGGCGGCACTGAAGCCGAGCGGGCTCACGGTCCCGCAGTACTCGGCCCTGCTCCACCTCGACGACAACCCGGGCATGTCGGCCGCCGCACTGGCCCGGGCGTGCGCGGTCACCCCGCCGACGATGAACACCGTCCTGAAGAACCTCCAGGAGCGCGGGCTGATCGAGCGCACCCCGCACCAGTGGCACCGCAACATCCTGGAGACCCGGCTCACCGCCGAGGGCGCGGCCGTCCTGGAGAGCGCCGACGCCCGCGCGGTCAAGGTCGAGCGCGGGCTCGCCGCCGAGTTCACCGACGCCGAACGGCGGACGCTGGTCGATCTGCTCGGCCGGTGCGTCGGCTTCCTGGAAGCCGCCCGGTCCGCGCCCGGCGGCTGAGACACTCCCTACGGAACGGGACGAACGCCGCGAGCACCGGAGGAGCCATGGGCGACGGGGTCCAGCACGACAGGTCGGGCCAGCTCAAGCAGATCGAGAGCGGGCTGCTGCCCGGCGAGCAGATCATCGCCGTCTACGACGCGGTCGGCGCCGGCACCGGGTTCATCGGGCTCACCGACCGCAGGGTGATCATCCAGGACCGCAGTTTCGCCGGCAAGAAGTACGCGATCACCAGCGTGCCCTACTCCAGGGTCACCTCGGTGAGCGTGGTCAGCAACAAGTCGTGGGCCGGGTCCTACTTCTCCACGGGCTCCATCGCGATCAACGTCGGCACGCACACCTACGAGGTCGAGTTCCGGGGCGCCGACAAGAGCCACCACGTGCACAACGTGATCCTGCAGTACATCTCCGGCTGACCGGCGCCCCGGCGCCTTCGGCCGCGTCAGACGACGACCGCGGCGGTGGAGCCCGCGCGGTCCTTGGTGACGCGGAGCTGGGCGGGGATGCGGGCGCGCAGCTCGGCGACGTGGCTGACGATGCCGACCGCCCGGCCGCCGTCGCGCAGGCCGTCCAGGACGTCCATGACCTCGTCGAGGGTCTCCTCGTCGAGGGTACCGAATCCCTCGTCGACGAACAGCGTGCCGATCTCGGTGCCGCCCGCCTCGGCGGTGACGACGTCGGCGAGGCCGAGGGCCAGCGCCAGCGAGGTGATGAACGACTCGCCGCCCGACAGGGTGACCGGGTCGCGCATCAGGCCCGTCCAGGAGTCGGCGACGCGCAGGCCGAGGCCCCCGGCGCCCTTGGTGCGGTCGCCCGCCGCCTTGTCGGTGGTGTGGACGAGGGCGTAGCGGCCCCCGGACATGCGGTGCAGCCGCTCGTTCGCGGCGGCGACGACCTGTTCGAGGCGGGCGGCCAGCACGTACGCCGACAGCGACATGGCGTGCCGGTTCGCGGCGTGCTTGCCCGAGGCGAGCCCGGCCACGCGCTCGGCGACCTCGTGCCGCCCGGCGGCGGGTCGCCACGCGCCGACGGCGGCGGCGAGGTCCATGCGCAGCTCGGCGAGGCGCTCGCAGCGGTGCCGCGCGCGGTCGGCGGCGTTCGCGGCCCCGGTGTGCGCCGCGTCCGCCGCGGCCACCGCCGCCTCCAGGGCGGGCAGGTCGGGCGCGGGCGCGGCGGCGGCCGCGACCAGCTCCGGGTCGCCGAGCAGGGCGCGGACCTCGGCCTCCTCGTCGTCGAGCCTGCGGATCCGGTCGCGCAGGACGCCCTGGTCCTCGTCCGGCAGCGCGGCTTCGAGGACCTCCTCCGGCGTCCGGAACCCCTGCTCCTCGGCCTCCTGCGCGGCCTTGGCGCGGGCGGCGGCCAGCTCCTCGTCGGCGCGCCCGTACGCGCGGGCCGCCTCGACCGCCGCGGCGAGCGCGTCGGCCTCCCCGGCGAGCCTGGCGATGCGGGCCTCCAGCGTCGGGTCGCCGCCGCGCGCCTCGTCCAGCTCGGCGGACAGGCGGGTCTGCTCGGCGGCCAGTTCCCGGTCGTGGGTGCGGTTCTCGGTGAGGGCGCGGCCGGTCTCCTCCTGCGCGGAGCGGACCTGGTCGAGCTCCTGCTCGTGCCGGTGGAGCGCGGCCTCCAGCCGTTCGGCCTCCGCCGCGCGGGCCTCCGCGGCCGCCAGCGCCGTCTCCGCCTCGGCGAGCTCGGCGGCGAGGGCGTCCGCGTCGGCCTCCCCGGCGATCTCCAGCAGCTTGTCGCGCTCGGTGCGCAGCTCCCCGGCCGCGGTCCCGGCCCGCTCCCGGACGTCCTGGGCCTCGTCGGCCTCGGCCTGCGCCCCCTCCACCTGCTCCTCGGTCGGGATCAGCGCGAGCGAGGCCACCGGGGCCGGGTGCTCGGTGGAGCCGCAGACCCGGCAGGGCTCGCCGTCCGCGAGCTCCTCGGCGAGGACGGCGGCCATGCCGTCCAGCCGCGCCTGCCGGAGGTCGAGGACGTGCTGCCGGGCGTCCTGGGCCGTGTCGACCGCCGTCCGGTACCCGGCCTCCGCCTCGGCGAGCCGTTGCTCCACCTGGTCGCGGCGCTGCGCCGCGTCGAGGCGGCGCCCGGCGTCGCGGACGGCGGCCGCGGCGCCGGAGCGTCCGGCGGCGGCGATCCTGGCCTCGTCCAGCTCGGCGCGGCGCCCCTCCACGAGCGCGGGAAGGTCGGCGAGCGCGGCGCGGATCCGCGCGTCCTCCGGCTCCAGCCGCAGCAGTTCCGCGGCCAGCGCCTCCCGCTCGCGGCCGACCCGCCGGAGCCGGGCGGCGGCGGCCCTGCGGCCCTCCAGCGCCGCGACCTCGTCGCGGCGGTCGCGCTCGGCCTTGGCGAGGACGTCCTGCGGCGCCTTCGGCGGCAGCAGCGCGGCGGCCCGGGCCCGGGTCTCCTCGGCCCAGCGGCGGGCGCGGCTCGCCTCCCCGTACCGGGCCTGGACATCCCTGACCAGCGGGACGACCCGGTCGGCGCGGGCGGCGGCGTCCAGCCGCGAGGCCAGCCCCGACTTCTCCTCCGCGCGCTCGGCCAGCGCGTCGCGCCTGGCGAGCGCCTCGGCGTGGCGGCGCCGCCGGTCGGCGAGCGCCCGCGCGTCCTGCAGTTCCTCGCGGGCCGCGTCCAGCGCCGCCGCCACGCCCGCGCGCAGCTCCTCGACGACGGCGCGGACGTCCTCCTGACCGCCCGCCAGCTCCGCGGCCCACGCGGGCAGCGCCTCCACCTCGGCGAACGGCTCCACGGCCGGCTCCCCGCGACGCGGCGCCGGGACGGCCGGGCGAGGAGCGCGCGGCGGGGCGGCGCCGGTCGTCTCGCAGATCCGGTCGGCGATCGAGACCGCCCGCGCCCCGAGCTCGGCGGCCTCCCGGCCGGTCGCGGCGCGCCGCTCGGCGAGCCACTTCTCGACCTGCGCGAACACCTCGGCGGCGAACAGCCGCTCCAGCACCTTGCGCCGGTCGTCGACGCCGGCGCGCAGGAACCCGGCGAACTCCCCCTGCGGCAGCATCGCCACCTGGCAGAACTGGGTCGCGTCCATCCCGAGCATCTGCGACACGAGGTCGCCCGCCTCGTCCAGCCGGGTGCTGAGCCCGACCCACGCGCCGTGCTCGAACTCCTCGAGGACGACCTTGGCGTGCTCGGTCGTCGTCCCGGACCCGCGCAGCTTCGGCCGCTCCCAGGCGGGCGAGCGCGTGACGCGAAGCCGGCGGCCCCGGATGGTCGTCTCCAGCACCACGCGCGGCCCGGCGCCGGGCGGCGCGTGGTCGCTGCGCAGCCCCTTCACCGCCTTGCGGACGCCGGGCACCTGCCCGTAGAGCGCGAAGCACACCGCGTCGAGGATGCTCGTCTTGCCCGCGCCCGTCCGGCCCTGGATGAGGAACAGCCCGGCGTCGGACAGCGCGTCGAAGTCGATGACCTCCGTCCCCGAGAAGGGCCCGAACGCCGCGATCTCCAGCCGGTGCAGCCTCACGCCATGGCCTCCTTCCGGCGGAAGGCCTCGAAGGCCTCGTGGAGCAGGGCGCGTTCGGCGCCGGTGGCCGGCCCGTCGGTGACCTCGGCGACGAAGTCGCCCGCGATGTCGAGGTCGGAGCGCTCGCGGACGCGCTCGGACCAGGTGCGGCCGCCGTCCGCGCCGCCGCCCTCGGGCTCGAAGCCGAGGACGAGCGTGTGCGGGAAGCGGCGGCGCAGCCGCTCCATCGCGGCGGACGGGCGGCGCGCGTCGGTGAGCGTGATCTGGAGCCAGCGGTCCTCGACCTCGTCGAACGACGGGTCGGCGAGCAGGTCGTCGATGCGGCCGCGGACCCGGGCCAGGCGCCGCGGGACGGGGGCCTCGACGAACTCCGCCGCGACGCCGTCGGCGCGCAGGTCGATCAGCCACGAGCCCTTGACGTGCCTCTCCTCGGAGAAGGAGTACGCGAGCGGCGAGCCCGAGTAGCGGACGCGGTCGCCGATGCGCCAGGCGCCGTGCAGGTGGCCGAGCGCGGCGTAGTCGACGCCGTCGAACACCGACGCCGACACCTGCGAGGAGCCGCCGACCGAGATGTCGCGCTCGCTCTCGCTGGACTCGCCGCCGGTGACGAACGCGTGCGCGAGCACGACCGAGAGCCGGTCGTGGCGCGCGGCGTCGTCGCGGACGCGGCGCATGGCCTCGGTGAGCGCGGCGGCGTGGCTGCGCTCGTCCAGCTCCCACGGGTGGCGGACGAGCTCGGGCTC is a genomic window of Actinomadura citrea containing:
- a CDS encoding dihydrolipoamide acetyltransferase family protein, yielding MTAATRQVFRLPDLGEGLTEAEIVEWKVAAGDTVEVDQVVVEVETAKAAVEVPVPYAGTVLRLHAEAGAILAVGEPLIEVGPAGAATGPAPVADVHPEVARYREEEQAGSGNVLIGYGTGHGPGRRGRRRAGGPKAPAAAPAPVAPAPVAPAPAPRRAEAPRVISPLVRRIAREHGLDLAAVTPTGPRGVILRRDVEQAVASAGTAAETAGPPVAATPAPARPMPERIPLRGIRRAVADKLTRSRTEIPDATTWVDADATALVEARDALRRSRPELGIGLLALLARICVAALREFPELNSSVDADRQEIVRYGHVNLGFAAQTDRGLVVPVVRDAHLMTTAQIAAELARLTGLARSGGLPPEALTGGTFTLNNYGVFGVDGSTPIINHPEAALVGVGRIIDRPWVVDGAVVPRKMTQLSLTFDHRVCDGGAAGGFLRFVADCVENPAVLLTNL
- a CDS encoding SMP-30/gluconolactonase/LRE family protein → MSRIQRTTTAAVAGLAAAALAVSAAPASTAAGPPAGAAAAPAAASRISTAYVLPGDRVYPEGIAADPRTGTMYAGSFEDGTVYRMRPGHRTAEVFLPAGADGRHTANGLKTDRAGRLWVIDSSSGVAVYDVRSRALLARFVVPGDGARFVNDLAVAPDGGVYLTDSSRAVVYRVTPRDLDAARGGIGTLSPRFDLGDVLEPHKPGDFTLNGIVADPTGRFLLTDDMLGGDLYRLDLATGGIRKVALSGGDMHNADGLELQDGRLWTADNVDNALTRWRVAPDGTRARLERTLADPSLQVPTTLVRRHGTLYVVRSQFDKGGPLGDGTPEIPFTVAAVRGL
- a CDS encoding MarR family winged helix-turn-helix transcriptional regulator; translation: MTSLPVPERLGSHLKRAEQALNGAKQAALKPSGLTVPQYSALLHLDDNPGMSAAALARACAVTPPTMNTVLKNLQERGLIERTPHQWHRNILETRLTAEGAAVLESADARAVKVERGLAAEFTDAERRTLVDLLGRCVGFLEAARSAPGG
- a CDS encoding PH domain-containing protein, with the protein product MGDGVQHDRSGQLKQIESGLLPGEQIIAVYDAVGAGTGFIGLTDRRVIIQDRSFAGKKYAITSVPYSRVTSVSVVSNKSWAGSYFSTGSIAINVGTHTYEVEFRGADKSHHVHNVILQYISG
- a CDS encoding AAA family ATPase; translated protein: MRLHRLEIAAFGPFSGTEVIDFDALSDAGLFLIQGRTGAGKTSILDAVCFALYGQVPGVRKAVKGLRSDHAPPGAGPRVVLETTIRGRRLRVTRSPAWERPKLRGSGTTTEHAKVVLEEFEHGAWVGLSTRLDEAGDLVSQMLGMDATQFCQVAMLPQGEFAGFLRAGVDDRRKVLERLFAAEVFAQVEKWLAERRAATGREAAELGARAVSIADRICETTGAAPPRAPRPAVPAPRRGEPAVEPFAEVEALPAWAAELAGGQEDVRAVVEELRAGVAAALDAAREELQDARALADRRRRHAEALARRDALAERAEEKSGLASRLDAAARADRVVPLVRDVQARYGEASRARRWAEETRARAAALLPPKAPQDVLAKAERDRRDEVAALEGRRAAAARLRRVGREREALAAELLRLEPEDARIRAALADLPALVEGRRAELDEARIAAAGRSGAAAAVRDAGRRLDAAQRRDQVEQRLAEAEAGYRTAVDTAQDARQHVLDLRQARLDGMAAVLAEELADGEPCRVCGSTEHPAPVASLALIPTEEQVEGAQAEADEAQDVRERAGTAAGELRTERDKLLEIAGEADADALAAELAEAETALAAAEARAAEAERLEAALHRHEQELDQVRSAQEETGRALTENRTHDRELAAEQTRLSAELDEARGGDPTLEARIARLAGEADALAAAVEAARAYGRADEELAAARAKAAQEAEEQGFRTPEEVLEAALPDEDQGVLRDRIRRLDDEEAEVRALLGDPELVAAAAAPAPDLPALEAAVAAADAAHTGAANAADRARHRCERLAELRMDLAAAVGAWRPAAGRHEVAERVAGLASGKHAANRHAMSLSAYVLAARLEQVVAAANERLHRMSGGRYALVHTTDKAAGDRTKGAGGLGLRVADSWTGLMRDPVTLSGGESFITSLALALGLADVVTAEAGGTEIGTLFVDEGFGTLDEETLDEVMDVLDGLRDGGRAVGIVSHVAELRARIPAQLRVTKDRAGSTAAVVV
- a CDS encoding exonuclease SbcCD subunit D produces the protein MRILHTSDWHLGRSFHREDLLAAQAAFVDHLVETVAAERVECVLVSGDVYDRALPAVDAVRLCNEALERLAAHTRVVLIAGNHDSARRLGFGSALMDAAGVHVRTDFATVGEPVVVGDAAIYGVPYLEPELVRHPWELDERSHAAALTEAMRRVRDDAARHDRLSVVLAHAFVTGGESSESERDISVGGSSQVSASVFDGVDYAALGHLHGAWRIGDRVRYSGSPLAYSFSEERHVKGSWLIDLRADGVAAEFVEAPVPRRLARVRGRIDDLLADPSFDEVEDRWLQITLTDARRPSAAMERLRRRFPHTLVLGFEPEGGGADGGRTWSERVRERSDLDIAGDFVAEVTDGPATGAERALLHEAFEAFRRKEAMA